GGAGATGTTCCGCGATGACGTCACTCACCTCGTAGTGATGGATGCCCCTCTGCCCGGAACCGCAGTCTTTGACCGGCTGCGCGTTGACCCTCGCACCTGGCACTTCGCCTTCCACGGGACACGAGACGTCCCCGAAATGCTCGTCGCTGGCCGAGAGCGTCAGTACCTTCAGCTCTTCTACAGCGCGCGCATCTTCGATCCTTCTGCAATTACCGAGGCCGATCTTGACCTGTATACGACCGCCTATAGCGCCGCAGGAGCGATGCGGGCCGGGTTTGAGCTTTATCGAGCT
This genomic stretch from Terriglobus saanensis SP1PR4 harbors:
- a CDS encoding alpha/beta fold hydrolase — its product is MAGDIHCLLKEHFKIERPVALIGHDIGLMVAYAYAEMFRDDVTHLVVMDAPLPGTAVFDRLRVDPRTWHFAFHGTRDVPEMLVAGRERQYLQLFYSARIFDPSAITEADLDLYTTAYSAAGAMRAGFELYRAFDQDGQEIGRRLNGMES